A stretch of Gemmatimonas aurantiaca T-27 DNA encodes these proteins:
- the recD gene encoding exodeoxyribonuclease V subunit alpha — translation MSHPLVGQAAASTLEVSRLDEAFADLVVRMAAVQAGTTEALLAREVLANTALLVSAERGMGNSCVDLAAHAGRIITLGSRTVQFPALDDWGDVLRASGVCARVPHTQDANVPLFVLEGTRLYLLRYHRAEVRLAEAIVHRAQQATPVEALPDTPRFHALFPAVDGVVDWQARAAATALASPLVFVTGGPGTGKTTVAARLLALLLHRDPTLTFALAAPTGRAAARLSEAIGAAALRDALHELAPSLPGVSGKTLHRLLGYHTATQRFRHHAQRPLAEDVVIVDEASMIDVLMMDALFAALKPSARLIVLGDPDQLASVDTGFVLGDVTRAAHDAVKSSAIRRSVVRLAYSWRFGQQVGIGLLAEATRVGESQQAMRALQDTALTDVAWQLPHRSAQELLAPVEPHVQAFLATDTPVAALAALARFRVLCALRDGPGGVTGLNALTEGWLQRQGRAVMGWYDHRPVLVTANDAATQLYNGDVGVTLAIDGVPMVHFPASDGGVRSFMPSQLPAHETAWAMTVHKSQGSEFDHVLVVLPEADSRVLTRELLYTAVTRARRSVTISGSDRMIEAAIHRSVVRGSGLTDRLLAQAGAS, via the coding sequence ATGAGTCATCCACTCGTCGGCCAGGCCGCCGCATCGACGCTGGAGGTGTCGCGTCTCGACGAGGCCTTCGCCGATCTCGTGGTGCGTATGGCCGCCGTGCAGGCGGGCACCACCGAAGCGCTGCTGGCCCGTGAAGTGCTTGCCAATACCGCACTGCTGGTCAGTGCTGAACGTGGCATGGGCAACAGTTGTGTGGACTTGGCCGCGCATGCCGGCCGCATCATCACGTTGGGGAGCCGCACGGTGCAGTTCCCCGCACTGGATGACTGGGGTGATGTCCTGCGAGCGAGCGGAGTGTGCGCGCGTGTGCCTCACACGCAGGATGCCAACGTGCCCCTGTTTGTGCTCGAAGGCACACGACTGTACCTGCTGCGGTATCATCGCGCCGAGGTGCGTCTGGCCGAAGCCATCGTGCATCGGGCGCAGCAGGCCACACCCGTGGAAGCGCTGCCGGACACGCCGCGATTCCACGCACTGTTCCCGGCGGTGGATGGTGTCGTCGATTGGCAGGCGCGTGCGGCTGCCACGGCTCTCGCGTCGCCACTGGTGTTCGTGACGGGAGGGCCCGGCACCGGCAAGACCACGGTGGCGGCGCGCTTGCTGGCACTGCTGCTCCATCGTGATCCCACGCTGACGTTTGCGCTGGCTGCACCCACCGGGCGAGCGGCGGCGCGGCTATCCGAGGCCATCGGCGCAGCGGCGCTGCGTGACGCCCTTCATGAACTTGCTCCATCGCTACCTGGCGTGTCCGGCAAGACATTGCATCGTCTGTTGGGCTACCACACGGCCACCCAGCGATTCCGTCATCATGCACAACGGCCTCTGGCCGAAGATGTGGTCATCGTCGACGAGGCCAGCATGATCGACGTGCTGATGATGGATGCGCTGTTTGCCGCACTCAAGCCGTCCGCGCGTCTGATCGTATTGGGTGATCCCGACCAACTGGCCAGTGTGGACACGGGGTTCGTGCTGGGTGATGTCACGCGGGCTGCGCACGATGCCGTGAAAAGCTCGGCGATCAGGCGCTCGGTGGTGCGACTGGCATACTCCTGGCGATTCGGCCAGCAGGTCGGCATTGGCCTGCTGGCCGAAGCCACGCGTGTTGGCGAAAGCCAGCAGGCCATGCGGGCGCTGCAGGACACCGCACTGACGGATGTCGCATGGCAACTACCGCATCGGAGCGCGCAGGAGCTGCTGGCGCCGGTGGAGCCGCATGTGCAGGCATTCCTTGCCACTGATACGCCGGTGGCCGCACTCGCTGCTCTGGCACGATTCCGTGTGCTCTGTGCGCTGCGTGATGGCCCCGGTGGTGTGACGGGGCTCAATGCACTGACCGAGGGTTGGCTGCAGCGGCAGGGACGTGCTGTGATGGGATGGTATGATCATCGACCGGTGCTTGTCACGGCCAATGACGCGGCCACGCAGCTCTACAACGGTGATGTCGGTGTCACGCTGGCCATCGATGGTGTGCCCATGGTGCACTTCCCGGCGTCTGACGGTGGGGTGCGATCCTTCATGCCATCACAATTGCCGGCCCACGAGACGGCATGGGCGATGACCGTGCACAAATCACAGGGATCAGAATTCGATCATGTGCTGGTGGTGCTGCCGGAAGCGGACAGTCGTGTACTGACCCGCGAGTTGCTCTATACGGCCGTGACCCGGGCTCGCCGATCAGTCACCATCAGCGGCAGTGACCGAATGATCGAAGCCGCGATCCACCGATCGGTGGTGCGCGGCTCCGGTCTTACGGATCGATTGTTGGCACAGGCTGGCGCGTCATAG
- a CDS encoding alkaline phosphatase D family protein — MTDPTISRRLFLGATVASGAALLRSPQPASIWSARGLLEGAPGIVTSERLRPVLPGGVQTGDVLHDRAILWGRVDRPAQCLVEWSTSEKFTNVRRVKGGVTNAASAFTSHLDVTGLPPGQTIHYRMQYESADSPGAFSEPVIGSLRTPQRPDARGNVRPVRIAWSGDMVGQGWGIDEARGGLRIYDALRRAEPDVFVHSGDNIYADQPLLAEVKLDDGTIWKNVVTEAKSKVAETLDEFRGCFAYNMLDPHAQKFGSSVPLITQWDDHEVVDNWFHDLVLQNDTRFTEKRVRVLAERAKQAVFEFLPIRRHAVERDRIYRSFSYGPLVEIFVVDLRSYRGANSGNKQTELNAASSILGPDQFKWLEQGLKNSRATWKVVACDMPIGLIVPDRMRNGERNYEAIANADNGVPLGRELEIAQLLRSLKAGNVRNVVWVTADVHYAAAHHYAPDRAAFTEFNPFWELVAGPMHSGTFGPNQLDGTFGPEVRFASPAPKPNRPPSDNMQFYGTLDVDPRTRALTAGLWDVTGKRLWSIEMPDETAR; from the coding sequence ATGACCGACCCCACGATCTCCCGGCGTCTGTTTCTTGGTGCCACTGTCGCTTCCGGCGCCGCCCTGCTGCGTTCTCCGCAGCCCGCGTCGATCTGGTCGGCGCGCGGATTGCTCGAGGGAGCACCGGGGATCGTGACCTCGGAGCGCTTGCGACCGGTGTTGCCGGGCGGTGTGCAGACCGGCGACGTGCTGCATGACCGCGCGATTCTCTGGGGGCGCGTGGATCGGCCAGCCCAGTGCCTGGTGGAGTGGTCCACGTCGGAGAAGTTCACCAACGTGCGACGGGTAAAAGGTGGTGTGACCAACGCAGCGTCGGCCTTCACATCACATCTCGACGTGACAGGCCTGCCCCCCGGTCAAACCATTCACTATCGCATGCAGTACGAAAGTGCGGACTCGCCGGGTGCGTTCAGCGAACCGGTGATCGGCAGTCTCCGCACCCCTCAGCGCCCCGATGCGCGCGGCAACGTACGCCCCGTACGCATTGCCTGGTCGGGCGACATGGTCGGCCAGGGATGGGGCATCGACGAAGCGCGGGGTGGTCTGCGCATTTACGACGCCCTGCGCCGGGCCGAGCCCGATGTGTTCGTGCACTCGGGTGACAACATCTACGCCGATCAGCCCCTGCTGGCTGAAGTGAAGCTCGACGACGGTACGATCTGGAAGAACGTCGTCACCGAAGCCAAGTCGAAGGTGGCCGAAACCCTCGACGAGTTCCGAGGCTGTTTTGCGTACAACATGCTCGATCCGCATGCACAGAAGTTCGGATCCAGCGTGCCGCTCATCACCCAGTGGGATGATCACGAGGTGGTGGACAACTGGTTCCACGATCTGGTGCTGCAGAACGACACGCGTTTCACCGAAAAGCGCGTGCGCGTGCTGGCCGAGCGGGCCAAGCAGGCGGTGTTCGAGTTCCTGCCCATCCGGCGCCATGCCGTGGAGCGGGATCGCATCTATCGCTCGTTCTCGTATGGGCCACTGGTCGAGATCTTCGTGGTGGACCTGCGCAGCTATCGCGGCGCCAACTCGGGCAACAAACAGACGGAGCTCAATGCGGCGTCCTCCATTCTTGGCCCTGATCAGTTCAAGTGGCTGGAGCAAGGGCTCAAGAACAGCCGCGCCACGTGGAAGGTCGTGGCCTGCGACATGCCGATCGGCCTGATCGTCCCCGATCGCATGCGCAACGGTGAGCGCAACTACGAGGCCATTGCCAACGCCGACAACGGCGTGCCACTCGGGCGGGAACTCGAGATTGCGCAGTTGTTGCGCTCACTCAAGGCAGGCAACGTCCGCAATGTGGTGTGGGTGACGGCCGACGTACACTATGCCGCCGCGCACCACTATGCCCCGGACCGCGCAGCCTTCACCGAGTTCAATCCGTTCTGGGAACTCGTGGCGGGCCCGATGCATTCCGGCACCTTTGGCCCGAATCAACTGGATGGCACTTTTGGCCCCGAAGTGCGGTTTGCGAGCCCCGCCCCAAAGCCGAACCGTCCGCCCAGCGACAATATGCAGTTCTACGGCACGCTCGATGTGGATCCGCGCACACGCGCACTCACGGCCGGTCTGTGGGATGTGACCGGCAAGCGCCTCTGGAGCATCGAGATGCCGGACGAAACCGCGCGATAA
- a CDS encoding TonB-dependent receptor domain-containing protein, whose product MTSEPFMPRRHGWLPGMWRLVHVAMTLLLFATTVPSETLQAQSATSVTGLVRDETGAPVANAQLRIVGQERGGQTDERGRFVIQNVTPGEHTLEVRRIGFAVKRLPITVRAGTNEVPVALEHSALALDGVVVTGQGGEMERRRLSTNVDVISRDEIEASPTTRLDQLLQTKLPGAQIRMTSGQPGTTSLIRTRGINSVSTNSTPVIYVDGVRVDNLNTPATLGMNVSGGAHQGTATSALADIPLDNIERIEHIPGGAATTLYGSDAANGVIQIFTRRGVAGPTRANIEVETGMETPQTQFQFFNRTRDLLYRNGATQKYSAGVEGGTGGFTYSISGSARASQSHRVEGENNALSFRSGFGAEMGRSGRYQGSLSYNQDAYPRFRNGNSGGYNSIWFVEGGRSNAFGFNPNIDQLGDSAWRALQGFVSKAEALQDNSVRVRRFTTSHGFTIEPMTGLSVKANVGIDQRLTHERAITTNEFLIHTKQVAVGTSDRGTIQNYDRTFQGLTGELTAQHRYDRGAVSIVSAVGGQLFRNDDEQVAYTATNVRDGAQTVTGAGTTTGADATLRVANYGLYGQTNIGLSDKYFLELGVRADQNTAFGSTVGAQYYPKVGLVYELTQESWVRSVVSERWLPKFRLRGNYGVAGNFPRPFANDQTINFSSLGGALAATFGQPGDASLRPERTSTFEGGFDASLLSDRATVSLTVYKSRTDDALLNAPSAPSSGQTAQLRNVGVIENRGIELRSSVVPWSGPSGRLTLTGSLNTLKNKMVSTGNTPVFNLGGLSERTIQAVVEAGQPVGYLRGTKATFNADGTVAKIEQLQYLGKPHPDAFGSMSAQLRLGSRFTINADGDYQFGASSHSFDRHFRFQYGLPETIVPAAAVKAAGGPANIWLDVFNLFVEKTDFVKLRNVSVEYRLPDRFIPRGARSARISFAANNLLTWAASSFDPEVDLSGAIGQGGAAVGGFNYSTDSAARSFLLSIGVGF is encoded by the coding sequence GTGACTTCCGAACCGTTCATGCCACGCCGCCACGGGTGGTTGCCGGGCATGTGGCGTCTGGTGCACGTCGCCATGACGCTCCTGCTTTTTGCGACCACTGTGCCGAGTGAGACCCTCCAGGCCCAGAGTGCCACCAGCGTAACGGGACTCGTACGCGACGAAACCGGCGCTCCGGTCGCCAACGCCCAGTTGCGCATTGTGGGCCAGGAGCGCGGCGGCCAGACCGACGAGCGAGGCCGCTTTGTCATCCAGAACGTGACACCGGGCGAACACACGCTGGAAGTGCGTCGCATCGGATTTGCCGTCAAGCGTTTGCCGATCACGGTACGTGCCGGCACCAACGAAGTACCGGTGGCCCTCGAACACTCTGCCCTCGCCCTCGATGGCGTCGTCGTGACCGGTCAGGGCGGTGAGATGGAACGCCGTCGCCTCTCCACCAACGTCGATGTCATTTCGCGCGACGAAATCGAGGCCTCACCCACCACGCGACTCGACCAACTGCTGCAAACCAAGTTGCCCGGCGCACAGATCCGCATGACCTCGGGCCAGCCCGGCACCACGTCGCTGATCCGGACCCGCGGCATCAATTCGGTGAGCACGAATTCCACGCCGGTCATCTACGTGGACGGTGTACGTGTGGACAACCTCAATACACCGGCCACACTGGGCATGAATGTGTCGGGTGGCGCGCACCAGGGCACGGCCACCAGCGCCCTGGCCGACATCCCGCTCGACAACATCGAGCGCATCGAACACATCCCGGGCGGCGCCGCCACCACGCTGTACGGATCCGATGCTGCCAATGGTGTGATCCAGATCTTCACCCGTCGCGGTGTCGCAGGCCCCACGCGGGCGAACATCGAAGTGGAGACGGGGATGGAAACCCCGCAGACACAGTTTCAGTTCTTCAATCGCACGCGCGATCTGCTGTACCGCAACGGTGCGACGCAGAAATACAGCGCCGGCGTGGAAGGTGGCACCGGCGGCTTCACCTACAGCATCTCCGGTAGCGCGCGCGCATCACAGAGCCACCGCGTCGAAGGCGAGAACAACGCCTTGTCGTTCCGCTCGGGCTTCGGCGCGGAAATGGGACGCAGTGGCCGATACCAGGGTTCGTTGTCGTACAACCAGGACGCGTACCCGCGTTTCCGGAATGGCAACTCCGGCGGATACAACTCGATCTGGTTCGTGGAAGGCGGACGGTCCAACGCCTTCGGCTTCAATCCAAACATCGACCAACTCGGCGATTCGGCCTGGCGTGCCCTGCAGGGGTTTGTGTCGAAGGCGGAAGCGTTGCAGGACAACTCCGTGCGTGTGCGCCGCTTCACCACCTCACACGGATTCACCATCGAGCCAATGACCGGGCTGTCGGTGAAGGCCAACGTGGGCATCGATCAGCGCCTCACGCATGAACGGGCCATCACCACCAACGAGTTCCTGATTCACACGAAACAGGTCGCCGTCGGCACGTCCGATCGTGGCACCATCCAGAACTACGATCGCACGTTCCAGGGGCTCACGGGTGAGCTCACGGCGCAACATCGGTACGACCGCGGCGCAGTATCGATCGTGTCGGCCGTTGGCGGGCAGCTCTTCCGCAACGACGACGAACAGGTTGCATACACCGCCACCAATGTGCGCGATGGCGCGCAGACGGTCACCGGTGCCGGCACCACCACGGGCGCGGACGCCACGTTGCGTGTGGCCAACTACGGCCTGTACGGCCAGACCAACATCGGCCTGAGCGACAAGTATTTCCTCGAGTTGGGCGTGCGGGCCGACCAGAACACCGCATTCGGTTCGACGGTGGGGGCGCAGTACTACCCGAAGGTCGGCCTCGTGTACGAACTCACGCAGGAATCGTGGGTGCGCAGCGTGGTGAGTGAGCGGTGGCTGCCCAAGTTCCGCCTGCGCGGCAACTACGGCGTGGCTGGCAACTTCCCGCGTCCCTTCGCCAACGATCAGACGATCAACTTCTCGTCGCTGGGCGGCGCTCTTGCCGCCACGTTTGGTCAGCCGGGTGATGCCAGCCTGCGCCCGGAGCGGACCAGCACGTTCGAAGGCGGTTTCGATGCGAGCCTATTGTCGGACCGTGCCACGGTGAGCCTCACCGTCTACAAGTCGCGTACCGACGACGCCCTGCTCAACGCACCGTCGGCTCCATCGTCGGGACAGACGGCGCAGCTACGCAACGTGGGCGTGATCGAGAATCGCGGCATCGAACTGCGCTCCTCGGTCGTGCCGTGGTCGGGCCCGTCCGGTCGTCTCACACTCACCGGTTCGCTCAACACGCTCAAGAACAAGATGGTGAGCACGGGCAACACCCCGGTGTTCAATCTCGGCGGCTTGAGTGAGCGCACCATTCAGGCGGTGGTGGAAGCGGGACAGCCGGTGGGCTACCTGCGCGGCACGAAGGCCACGTTCAATGCCGACGGCACCGTGGCAAAAATCGAGCAGCTTCAGTACCTCGGCAAGCCGCACCCCGATGCGTTTGGCTCGATGTCGGCGCAGCTCCGACTGGGCAGCCGTTTCACGATCAACGCCGACGGCGATTACCAGTTCGGCGCGTCGTCGCACTCGTTCGATCGTCACTTCCGCTTCCAGTACGGTCTGCCGGAAACGATCGTGCCCGCAGCCGCGGTGAAGGCGGCCGGTGGCCCGGCCAATATCTGGCTCGACGTATTCAACCTGTTCGTCGAGAAGACCGATTTTGTGAAGCTGCGGAACGTATCGGTGGAATACCGCCTGCCCGATCGCTTCATCCCGCGTGGTGCACGCTCGGCCCGCATCAGCTTCGCCGCCAACAACCTGCTCACCTGGGCCGCTTCGAGCTTCGATCCGGAAGTGGACCTCTCTGGCGCCATCGGCCAGGGCGGCGCGGCCGTGGGCGGTTTCAACTACTCCACCGACTCCGCGGCGCGCAGCTTCCTGCTGTCGATCGGCGTGGGCTTCTGA